The DNA region GGAGCAGCCCGGCATGGCCTCATGTATGCGGCGGATCGTCTCAGCGTAGATCCGCGCGCCCCCGTCGGGCAGCTCGTCGCGATTCACGCTTGTAATGACGACGTGCTCCAGTTCCATCTTCTGGACAGTCTCGGCAACTCGGCGTGGCTCATCTTCGTCGAGCGTCGTCGGCATACCGTGCGCGACACCGCAGTACTTGCAGGCGCGCGTGCAGACGTCGCCGAGAATCATAAACGTGGCAGTTCCGTCTTCCCAGCACTCCCCGATATTCGGACAGCTGGCTTCCTCACATACAGTGTGAAGACCCTCGGACCGCATCATCTTCTTGAGGCGGAGGTAGTTGGGGCCACCCGGTGAGCGAACCTTCAGCCAGGACGGTTTGCGCGATCGAATGTCGATCGTCTCGAGCCCGTCGTGGGCTCGTATCTTCGAGGTACCCTTCGGCTTCACGACCCCGGTGTTCTTTCCGGTAGGCGCGTATCCCTTGGGGGCGTCAGACTTTATGCTCACGGGCTTCTCACCGATTCGAGCGAGATCAGTCTGCCGAGTTTCCGGCAGAGCTAAGAAAAAAGCCCCACTTGGCAGGGCTCACAAGGCCAAGGTGATCCTTAAAGGGGAAGCTCGTGCAGACCGCTTAGAATGTGATCGCGAGCGACCTCCGGGTCATCGGTCACACACATGAGGTCAATATCGTCAGCAGCGAGCTTTCCTTCGGCGGCCATTGTGTTCCGAATCCAGTCCAGCAGACCAGTCCAATATTCATTACCGAAGAGCACCACTGGGAAGTCCCGGACCTTGTGGGTCTGGATGAGCGTCAGTGCCTCAAAGAGTTCATCCATGGTTCCGAACCCGCCAGGGAAGATGACAAATCCGCACGCATACTTCATGAACATCATCTTTCGGACGAAGAAGTACCGGAAGTCGATGGACACATCGAGATATTCATTCCCACCCTGCTCGAAGGGCAGCTCGATGTTGCACCCCACGGACTTTGCTCCGGCCAGCCGCGCGCCTTTGTTCGCAGCCTCCATGATGCCTGGCCCACCGCCGGTGATCACAGCAAAGCCTGCCTCACCAAGCAATCGAGACGTCTCAACGCAAGCCTGGTACATCGGATCTTCAGGTTTCGTGCGAGCCGACCCAAAAACTGAAACGGCAGTTCCAATAGAGTGAAGTTCGTCAAATCCCTCAACGAATTCACCCATGATCCGGAATACGCGCCACGAATCTTGCCCGAGGCTCTCACGCCCAAGCATCCGCTCGTCCTCTGTCTCGCGCTCATGCGGGAAGGGTTTGCTGGGATCTGCTCCAGGGTCGAACGAGTCACCCATGGGCCCTCTGCTCCGATCTATGCCGTGAGTTTGCGACAAACCATTTTCCCGATCGCATCAATGCTTGCTGGTGCGTCTCGGGCGGGCTCCATGCGAGCTTCCTTCGAATCTCAAGAGAGGGATAAGGGTTCTCTCCCAACGCGAGCCGCGCCACCCTTTCCAAGGGAAGGTGCTTGGCTCCAGGTGTTCCGACTCCCAGGGTGGAAAGCAGACCGACGGCCCCTCGCACGACGCCCGCAGGAATACGTACGAACCTGGGCTGCCTTCCCAAGCCAGCGGCGAGCCACTGGAATAGCTGCCGTTGCGTAAGCGCTTCATCGCGGCCGACATCGTAGGTCACCCCACCCTCACCGTCCTCGAGTACGAGCCGAATGGCCTCCGCCACATTTCCGGCATACACGATTGGAAGTGTGTTTTTCCCCGAGCCAAACATCGGCACGAGAGGTCGGCAAACAATATCAGCTAAGGCGGGAATCATAAGTCGATCTCGCTCCCCGTAGACAGCGGACGGCCGTAGAATGGCGAGAGCGAGACCTTCCTCCGCCGCGACCCGTCGAGCCGCGACCTCAGCCTCCCGCTTTGAGCGAGCGTAAAGATCATCTTTCGGGATCGCGGTCTCGATCGAAGCCACTTCATTCACCTCTCCGTCGACGGTGCCATAGACGGCAACGGACG from Longimicrobiales bacterium includes:
- a CDS encoding TIGR00730 family Rossman fold protein → MGDSFDPGADPSKPFPHERETEDERMLGRESLGQDSWRVFRIMGEFVEGFDELHSIGTAVSVFGSARTKPEDPMYQACVETSRLLGEAGFAVITGGGPGIMEAANKGARLAGAKSVGCNIELPFEQGGNEYLDVSIDFRYFFVRKMMFMKYACGFVIFPGGFGTMDELFEALTLIQTHKVRDFPVVLFGNEYWTGLLDWIRNTMAAEGKLAADDIDLMCVTDDPEVARDHILSGLHELPL
- a CDS encoding NAD-dependent epimerase/dehydratase family protein; this encodes MRVYLTGGTGLVGSHLALHLRARAHEVVALCRKGADNLLLSEHGCDIVNGDVRDGSASLAGGMAGCTHLVHAAALVYANGHWPTVCAVNVEGTENVLRASARAGIPCAVHLSSVAVYGTVDGEVNEVASIETAIPKDDLYARSKREAEVAARRVAAEEGLALAILRPSAVYGERDRLMIPALADIVCRPLVPMFGSGKNTLPIVYAGNVAEAIRLVLEDGEGGVTYDVGRDEALTQRQLFQWLAAGLGRQPRFVRIPAGVVRGAVGLLSTLGVGTPGAKHLPLERVARLALGENPYPSLEIRRKLAWSPPETHQQALMRSGKWFVANSRHRSEQRAHG